A genomic region of Photobacterium swingsii contains the following coding sequences:
- the ilvY gene encoding HTH-type transcriptional activator IlvY — MNIKNLQFFLHLCDSKSFSQTAQAMHISPSALSRIIQRLEEDIGQPLFLRDNRSVELTSSGKKFVPVAAGIIGSWQEFKLQLTQDQQQLKGKLKLFCSVTASYSHLPQILHDFRQQHPQVEIQLTTGDPAQAIEKVIAGDVDIAIAAQPLQLPKKLTFIELDKVPLSVILPLIPPPTLQKALSNEPDWQALPFILPESGPARERADKWLKQKKIKPNIYAQIAGHEAIVSMVALGCGIGIAPDVVIDNSPMGDKVQRRHNENIEPLNLGLCCKQSRQQEPLLHALLQLF; from the coding sequence ATGAATATAAAAAATTTGCAGTTTTTTCTGCACCTGTGCGATTCAAAAAGTTTTAGTCAAACGGCACAAGCGATGCACATTAGTCCGTCAGCGTTAAGCCGAATTATCCAACGCTTAGAAGAAGACATTGGTCAGCCGCTATTTCTGAGGGATAACCGAAGCGTTGAGCTCACCTCAAGTGGCAAGAAGTTTGTCCCTGTCGCTGCTGGCATTATCGGCAGTTGGCAAGAGTTCAAATTACAGCTCACGCAAGATCAGCAGCAGCTAAAAGGAAAACTAAAGCTATTTTGTTCAGTCACCGCCAGCTATAGCCACCTCCCCCAGATATTGCATGACTTTCGCCAACAGCATCCTCAGGTTGAAATCCAGCTCACAACAGGTGATCCCGCCCAAGCAATAGAGAAGGTTATTGCAGGAGACGTTGATATCGCGATTGCCGCCCAGCCGCTCCAACTGCCAAAAAAGTTGACCTTTATCGAATTAGACAAAGTCCCCCTATCGGTCATATTACCGCTTATCCCACCTCCGACCTTACAAAAAGCCCTTAGTAATGAGCCAGATTGGCAAGCACTTCCCTTTATTTTGCCAGAATCAGGGCCTGCACGAGAACGGGCTGATAAGTGGTTAAAACAAAAGAAAATAAAACCAAACATATATGCACAAATTGCTGGGCACGAAGCGATCGTTAGCATGGTAGCATTAGGGTGCGGTATCGGGATTGCCCCCGATGTTGTAATTGACAACAGTCCTATGGGTGACAAGGTTCAGCGGCGCCATAACGAAAACATAGAGCCACTGAATCTTGGGCTTTGTTGCAAACAGAGTCGTCAACAAGAACCCTTACTTCACGCTTTATTACAGTTGTTTTGA